Within Anopheles ziemanni chromosome 2, idAnoZiCoDA_A2_x.2, whole genome shotgun sequence, the genomic segment taGGATAAACCTCAAGGGTAAGCAGAGGAAATTGTGGTTTTCTAAAGGTGTTATCGATCGAATTGGATGGGCGTTTGGTGCACAAAGTAATTATAAATTCCAAACAAGTAAAACATCAAGAAATCCATCAACCATGCTATGCTACCTGCTCTACCATGCTCTCCCCCAGTCAAACCAAGCAGAGTTTGCAAGGGCAGAAACCAAACTTAATTTCGCAACTTAAACCAGCTGCCGTGCTCATAAATTATGTAATTAAAGCCCTTCTGGCTATTTCATTGGGAAACGTTTCATGGTAGAAAAGTTTGGAAGCTCGAGAACGTCAGTCGCGGTTAAATGTAAACGGAAGTTCATAAGTTCCGCGTTTACCTATGTATAAGGTGCTCAAGAAACTTTCATAAGGCAGTATCATTCCAATGTGTAGCATACGCTACGCACAATCTTAACCCAACACACTTTGTATCACAATGTCAATTCAATCATACTTGGTTCAACTTAACTCCGAACAATTAACAATGTCGGAAGTTGATAAACCTTCACCAAGGCAAAATGGAATCACCCAATCTGAAGTAAAACTGATGTCAACCCAGCGTTTCACCTCTCCCCtctaacatttttttcccaccaaGGACTACCACAAAGGGCCATAATATTTGAATTTGCTTGGCGGATTGTTTTTCCGGTTGAATAAgacttttgttttctacaGTTTTCCCGCAGACTTTATCCTGCATTAAGTggtaatgattaaaatttctTCACTACACGACTAGAACAAAGGAGAGCCAGCGTTGTGTAAGAAAACCAGTGAGAAGAAAGCTAGCTTCCAATGTGCATCGGATTTTCCACGTGACCTATCGGAATGGCGCGCATGGTAGGCTCCAAGTTGCTGGCCAGGCTGCTTCTGCTGATATCATCGGTCACGCTCATATCACTGCTAGCGTTGACGCGGTGCGGTCTGGGAGGTATAGTGGTGAAGGAAAATGCCGGTTCTAGTCAAACCGCACTGGCCAGCGGAGGCGGACAAGGGGGCGAAAGTGAGTACCAGAGTGGAGACAGCCGCCATGAGGCTCGTCAACCGGATGCGATCGATCCGTTGCCAAAACAAGAGCGCTTCCAGTCGGACACAGAGCAGCAGCAGAGCGGGTATCTGCAAATGCTGCAACAACGGGAGGAGGAAAACCTTCGCGAGGTGGCAAAGTTGACGGCCGAAATCAAGGCGCTAAAACTGCAAATCTTGCAGCTCAAAAGTAGCCTAACGGCGGCCGAAGCGATGCCAGCAGCAGCCGCTTTTCCAGCGAACAGCAACGGCTCGCTTCTGCTCCAGGCGCCCCAAGCAACTATGTACGACTGTTCGGCCTTCATCCGGAGACAAGTCGGTTCGGCTGAGATCCTGCACGGCTTACCGCTGAACAACGAGTACGAGCTGATTCCGTTCAACCACTTCACCTTCAGCAGGGTTTATCCCATCGAGCTGGGGCTCGGGAAGCGTGTGGTCGAAAAGCCGATCGGTTACAAACGGAAGGATCTCTTGGGTGCCCTGAACAAAGCGCTCGAAACGCTCAACCGCAATATTACGTCCGCTGCGCAACGCTACAccctggacgacttcaccgaGGGTATCTATAGGAACGAGCCGACGACGGGAACGCAGTACGAACTATATTTCCGAACGAAGGAACTACCAACCCGCcctcagcaacaacagcagccgcagcagcagcaatcgcAGCAGGCCGCAGCGCAACACCATGATGCACATTTCCACGGTACCACCAAACTGATCGTCATGCGTCCTTTTGCACCCCTGCAGACCGTCCAGCTGGAGGCGTACGCGAAGCAGCAGGAGAAAGAACTGATCTACATCATCCTGCCGCTGTCCGGGCGCACCGGTACATTCCAGAGCTTCATGGACAAGTACGTGAAGATTGCGCTGAAGCACGATCGACGTGTCCATCTGACGGTGGTGTACTTTGGCGAAGATGGCCTATCAGAAGCGCGCTCTGTTATGAGCCGTGTCATTGGGATGAAGAACAGTGGAGGAACCAGTTCGAACTTGAAGTTACTAGCGCTCAATGAAACGTTCTCCAGAGGTCGGTTAAATCAAGTGTGTCCATACGGAGTAGCTTCTAACTAATTTCCCGTCCCAATGTATCCTCTTCTCTTCCTTTGCACAGCCAAAGCATTGCGTGTAGGAGCGGAAAACGTTTGGAGTTCCCAGCCGGATAAGAACAACGACATTCTGCTGTTCATGTGCGATGTGGACATAGTGTTTAGCGCCAAATTTCTCGACAGGTGTCGATGGAATACTAAACCGAACAGGAAGGTAGGTTGTtgtagcttttttttccctccttggTGTTATCCTGCATTTACGCCATTTGTATCTGTCATCGAACGCTCCTCCTGTAGGTCTACTATCCGGTGGTGTTCAGCTTATACAACCCGCACGTTGTGTACACGCTGCAGGGCAAGGAGGTACCTCCGGAGACGGATCAGTTGGTCATTTCGAAGGATTCCGGTTTTTGGCGAGACTTTGGCTACGGTATGACGTGCCAGTATCGGTCGGATTTTTTGCGTGTCCGTGGCTTCGACGAGGAGATCATCGGCTGGGGCGGTGAGGACGTCATGCTCTACCGGAAGTATGTCCGCTCACACATCAAGGTAATACGGGCCACCGATCCCGGTGTGTTTCATATCTGGCATCCGAAGGTTTGCTCCGATCCAGTCATGTCTACGCCCAACGGGGGTCAACGGCTCACCCTCGACCAGTACCGGGCCTGTATTCGTTCACGGGCCCTCAACGAAGCGTCCCATGCGCAGCTCGGGTTTCTGGCCTTCCGTGACGATATTGTTGCCAACGAGCACTCGCTAGCTCGTTCGAACTCGCAACCGAAAGGACAAACGCTTGGAGGCACACAAAACAGCACGAAAGGCAGCTCGCTAACGAACGCCTCATCCCTCAGAACCGATTCGGAACGATTCCGACAGCAAGCGGATAGGAAAGTTCAGGGCAGTGGAAGCTCGAGCGGGAACGGCAAATCGGTAGATACCAAGAAAACCATATGATCTTTTGTGGTACAGCATCAGGAGAGTATCTGGAGGATCGAGTTCTAGCACCAAGTGAACCAACACCTTTTGCCTCGACCCCGTCTAGGTTTTGGATTCGTTTCCATATGTTCTCTCCTGGTGTTTGTGACGTTACTCTTCCATTTTCACGTACTTTTTGTCCGAATGTTTCTCCCGAGTAGTTATCAATCCATAAGGCTGCACCACACCACGCTCAAAGAGTCTACCGACAAACGTATCTTAAGGAACTTCTCCGGTTCCGGTTGTATATACAGTGTGTGTAAATATTCTCAAGTCGTTCAATGAGGCGCAAATGGTGAAGGTTAAAATACAACCACCCCAGCGTAGACCTAATCACTTTAGGCTTAGAACAACAATGTAGAAGTAATAGGAACAACAAAAGTGATTCTAGAAACTAATTTAACTCTACTAACTGATTAAAATCCCAATGATGCCAAATGCAGATTCCAAGAATAAGCGTTAGATGCATTCTGAATTTTGCCTCCATATTACGAATAGATTTGTTACCTAGAAGCAagcaaaaactgaaaactgtttgtagtcaaacaacaggaaaaaaaaaacacaaacgacaCTACGGATGTGCCTcagtttgttaaaaaaaaaaaagatatgctCTCAATTGAATGCGAAAGTGTTTCGTGTTCGGATTATGTTTACGTTGTGAAAGGTTACCagcaaaaaagcaacaaaaatgtTAGTTAAATGATCAAGGTGTATCCTACTTGGCACACGTTTAAACACAAGTGAAAGAAcaaagaatttaaataaaactactaaaataataaacccCAATAGGGGTTTGTTCGAAACATGTTCACGTAGTGTGTACCACTGTACAAAGAAGCTTGAAATTTGGTTTATCACGTTATCAGTTTCTTTGTAAATTGTTACACATCACTTGAACATGGTTCAATTATTGATGAAATTACTTTAAACCCCAACGGTTGGCCACCGTTTCGCTCACTGTTACTACTCGACCATACGCTCTGCTCTGTGAGTTGAGTgtggttgatttaaaaaacgcTGCCTCAAGAGACGAAAAAGATAACGTTCACAACACGAATGTCAATTTTTTTCCCACTATCGATTCGATACTCGTTTGCTCGTTAACGATTCTATTCACTCTACCGCAACGGCCCCAACTAGACTTAGGATCGTGAGCAAATTGGGCCAAGGCATGACAAAACGTAGACATAAACTTTTCTCCTACTGTACATAGATCATTATGTAGAAAGGGAATTTAAAAATGGTACAAGTTAAATGAGGTACCGATATTTTCCATAAGATCATAGgactttaaaaaagaaaatgaaaccaaacgtCGAATAAAATGCTCCAAACTTAAACTCCCGAAGTATCAACCAGTGTGTTAAAGGATATCTATATTCTTAATACAATTGCGTacgtaaagaaaataatgcaaGATGACCCAAACTTGTATGATGACTTGAAACAGCATAATggtttgttaaaaaattaaaactggcAACAAAAGAGAACAAATAATTCCATTTTGGAATGGGTTTGAATTTGACTAAAAAGCAAGTCTATACAGTGTAATTGTATATATTACTGTACACTGTACACTGTTTCAGGTAAGGACGGGATATAAATCCCCAAAAACATGCACGTGACAGATAGCGAAAACACGCGTACCACACTCATCGACCAATAATTTCTCCTACCTTTACCTGCACAGCTTCATCATAATCATAACCTACAATCAACAACTCGCAGGTTCGCCATAACCTCGCACCCCATGGTCTTCCGCATGTTCCTAATGTCGTTGTCACCATGCCGTTGCGCAAGTCCTTTGACATTTCAACCGATTCGTGGTGGTGGCGTTGGGGGTGGTTTGAGTGGTCGAGCAGGAGTGTGTACGAGGGGGGAAATTTCGAAACCATTTTCGGGCCACCAAAGCATGCGAGGCGGCGGTGGGCGACCCCGTGGAAATTGGTTTTTAGCCCTCAACCGGAACTAAATGGATTAATGATCGTTGATAATCGCGTCGCGGATGGCGTCCCCGATGCGAGTGGGGGGAGAACCAAGGCATTGTGGGAAGGGGGTGCTTGCGGGAGGCCACCCATTGCCGGTTTGGTTCCGCCGAATCTGACGCTGGTAGAACAACTCGCGAGATGAATTTTCGGGATACTGTAGGTAGGGCCAAGTGTACGGAAACTGGGGAGACAAACTATGTAGGAACGTCGGCTCTGCTTGATATAATTGCAAAGAGAAGGTTGTGGCGGGGTTTTGCAGGTCAAAGTGACCGCTCTTTCCCGCGGGGAAAATGGACAAATTCGTGATGCAAGCGGTTCCGTTACACGTTTCACACGGAGCAGCGGTTTTCTGGATGTAAGATTGTTGTTGCCCGATACACTTTGTACGCCATGATGTTGTCTTTTTTTGTCATCTCTCGTTTCTGCCAAGTTCATCTTTTCTACTCGAGGTCTAAGTTGCGAAATTTTATCTCGCCCCTGTTGGCGTACCGAGTCTTTAAGCGAACGGGTTTTGTGCGAGACTTTCGGAAAAAAAGGCGTAAATCGTTGCGTACAATAGCGCGCCGCCAACGAAAACATACGTCGCAGACAAATCCGAAAAACCAAACTTCGTTGGGTGGGCGGTGTCGGGTTGTCCACCACCGGAGAGGGACGGAGGGCCGGTCCATTTCCCAGAACCTTGAAAATCGGAGTGACCCTTGGTGGAAGCGCCGATAACCTTCGCCCGCGGTATGACCCGCGGATTTTCGGGGGagctttttgtgttttttgaaaGGGGCGATGAGAGGTTTTTTCGTTgtcgttttgtgtgtgtgtattcccTCCTCTCGGACTGCCCTGTATTTAATATGCTTACGGTAGCAGAACGGAAACAAAGGAACGCGAGGAAGCAAAACGCCAGAACAGGGCCTGATTTGCATGTTGTCGACCTGGCGAGCTATAAAGACCTCTTAATTTACAATTAATTTGATAGACTTGGCGTGGAATTATAGCACCTGACCGCAGCACGGAAAAACACGCGACACCAAAGCCTGCGTGTTTCTGGCTTACAACACAAAAATATGTCCAACTATTGCGCAAGAGTTCAATATACCAAAAACCAGGCAGCTATCCTACGTCTTTACCTAAACCTTGTTCGCACGTGAACCAACCGAAGTGGAACctaatttaagaaaaaaatagcaaattCCAACATGGTTATTATTAACAAAATGAGTCATGAGCCACCATTCCATCAATTCCAAGCCTCCTTAGTTTGACTTAGGACGTACAAACTCGTGACGACCAATTTTCCGCTGGCTATCATATTTAAGCAAACCATGAAGGGGCCAATTTCCTTAGCATGAAAATATTAAGGCATCAAACCTAATGCTTACCCTAAATGTGGTATCAATCATAAATGAtaatatttgattaaaaaataaataataatcataaaagataaaatttcgTTTATAAAAGGAAACTAAAATATTAATATAtacgaaaacaacaacgagTGAAATGAGCTAAAGGTTTTTGGCCAATTGCATTTCTAAATATGTTTAACACTCACTGTTATGTGCACATCAAAGTGCAGAGAACTTTGAACAAAAAGAGAATGCAAATTTTGTGCTGCATAAGCAAAGATTAATAAAGCTTTTACTATTCTAGagacaaaaaaaggcaaatgatATTAAAAGTAAACAGCTGAAGTTGGCGAAGCCGTGCAACAAGGAACAAGGAACCAGCGAAGGCAAACGCCTCCGCAAAGGCCTGTGTTGTGGGTGCTGAGTGGTTGTTCAGTTCAACAACCGCAAGTGGGCTGCGCCACGCCACGTCACACTTTTCGTCCATCCCGGATGCGGTAGTTGGCTGCGAGGTATGTGACAAATGTGCGCACCGGCCTAGCCTCAGCAAACCTCGGCTAACCCCTCGGAACCCCTTGGACTTTTGGAAGTGAACCTGCTGCAACTTAGGTACGTGTCAACGGAAAACGCAGAACGGAAAAATCCATCGCGCGAACACAAACGCAAATGCTAATGCTTCGGCGCTGGTGCAGAATGGAAATGCTAGGGACTCCCTCCTTCCCCCTTCCAGCTCACTGTATTGTGGTGGTGTGTGGATTTTCACGCGTCTGTGCGCAGCCCGCAGATAGAGTCACACCGGCggcgccgccgccaccaccgtcaCCACCCCAGGTtccttcggtggaaaattcgttGCGATCATCGGAGAGCGATAATCGTTGACTCGGATTTTCCATGCTCGAGGCAAATGTACACCGCGGACCGCGTCGGGTATGGCGCCGCGAGGGGTGACTAGTTGCGGTCTGTGAACTTGTCACAATGTGTCCTCCACGCATCCCCTCTTcgttcccctccccctccgcaTGTTTAGGTTCTGGAGCCAAACGCTTGGTTTTGATGAACTATTTTCCTACTACTCCCGGTGTCCAGTCCGGTGGCCGCCCCCAAGTGacgatgtgtatgtgtatgaaGCTAATTATGAGTGAGACCGATGGCCTCTGGAAGCTGCTGCACAGTctctttttccaccccctcctCCCACCCACCAGTCCCCGCCACATTCTGGTGTGCAGTGGCATGAAACAAAAGTCACAGTCACCTCCTCATCGTGGCGATGCTTTCCACACGCGAAGAGAATAGATACGGTGGGATGGGGGTGGGTGGGAAGCTGGGGAGAACGAATGTGGGAAGGCGGGCGCCCTCGCCCCTTCGCCAGGCTTCGGTTGGACGCAACTGGCCGCGTCCAAAGCCTCCGAACCGTCGCTCAAATTAAGAGAGTATTATATAAAATGGTTCGGCCACGAAAGTTCTGACTTGATTCCACAGTCGACCGTCGCTGGTGACGGACAGTTTCGGTTTGGGTGTTCGGTTGCAAGTGCTTTTCCTTGGAGTGCACAAACAGAGttctgaaaataaaacaacaactcgAACTAGAATTGACCCAACAGTGCAACAAAGTGCCTACTGTTGAGGTGGCTCTCGggtgagaagaagaaaaatcctGCCGGAAAAATACGATGCAACCGGGCGTGCAGTGATCGTGACACTAAAGTACACCATCGAAAGCCACCACCGTAAAGTTAAGTGGTGGTTAGTGCGAGAACGTGTTGATTGATTTCGCTCCCCGCCGATAgacattgtgtgtgtgtgtttttttaatctgCGTGCGTGCAACATCATGTTGAAGGTAAGCCCAccgcaaaaccaaaaaaggcCAAAAGCATTAAACCACCCCGAAGTACCTTCGCTCCCCCCGCTGTGAAATTGGTGTTCTTCAAAGTGAATTGCAGTTTATTGCCACTCAATTTGAGGCGTTAAAATAGCAAACCAACGACGCAGAGATTATCGCTCCCCCCCAGCGCCAGGACCCTTCCCGTTCCTGTGACTTGAGgccatttcgtttttttttctgttcgggTGAAAATTGCTGATGTTCGCCAGCTTCCAAAGTGCCAACGCATCATCGGTCCTCCCCCGGGTTTCCCAAGTGCAacagttattttttgtttgcttaaaGCTGACGCCCAAAAGAGTGATGGGTAGAGcagaattatttatttcgcaATAGAACATACGCGTGTTCATGtttgagcgtgtgtgtgtgtgtgtgcatgtttcAGTGTATTGGAGTGTGTTTCCTATCCGTGTGGGTgtatgaaaacattttgttttgcgctcGCCAATGTTTGCTTTGTTCGGGGAAATTTCTCTAATGTGTGGCATCGCGCGTCCGCGTGTGGATTGGAATAAGTTATTTCTATTCGATTCTATTTTCACCCGTACACTTTCCACCGAATGCACATGCACTTTCGGCATTCCAACATCCAGCCCGGGGTTAGCAGCAGAAGGGCAGAATGGAATAAATGGAGCGCAAAAtcgattatttttcaatactactccctttccctccctccATTGCACTTCTCCACCGCTTTTGGTACAGCGATTTTCcgcgttgtttgttgttctatTGCGACACCCAATTGTTGTCTCCTCCTAGCTCGCTTTCCCCGGTTCCGTTGCGCCTTTCCTCCGTACGAAACATAAATTGCATTTTGCATCACTTCCGGGTAGGGAAGTGCAATAGAGAGTCGCACAgcatccagcagcagcagcagcactcgAGAGAATGCACGCACTTTTCCGGTTCTAACGGTGGTTTTTCCAACGAACGCCAATACAAAGCGTTACTTTGGCCGAATGCACACAATCGCAGCGTGGCACAGTTATGCATACAATGCGTACCAGTAATAGAATAAGTGAAATCAATAACCATAGCGATTTCACTCGAACTGTTCAACAGTTGAGTTGAAAGTAAACCAACATACCTGACGCCATTTTCAGCTCCGGATGATCTATATTCTAACGTAAACTATATGGTAGCAGAAGACATTACAACATTTTCGCTAACCATAACGGAACCAAATTCGACAGCCCTGAAAAATGCCGCTGCCAATAGAGAAGCACGTGGCAACACCGTCGGTTTCCGTCCATTTTTTCCCGAAAAATATTGGGTCACTCACGGTGAACCCTTTTCATAGTTAATTACGTGAAACCACATGGCCCCCGTTTTCCAGCGCCCCAAAACTAgctcccccccccacccctccatCTCCTCCTCCTTTCGATGCAGAATGGACGTTGTAAATTATGTATTTTCCTGCCCTGTAACCGAACGCCAACGCGGTCGATTGTGTTATGCTTTATTAACCATGCAAAGATACGTTCGCGCGGAACAGCGGCCGGAAAGGATGGGAAGAACCGGGTGGCAGAAGGTGCTGGTCATCATTAATGAGCGAAAcaacacgtgtgtgtgtgtgtgtgtcagaaTCTGTGGACGTTTTACATTGATGGTCGGAGCACGTGATTACCGTGACTCCCGAATAGTTCGAGGGCTGCGTGAATTAGTAGAACCTATTCTCTGCTGTGCGCGATGATTTTGATGCAATCATGGTCA encodes:
- the LOC131294802 gene encoding chondroitin sulfate N-acetylgalactosaminyltransferase 1, with product MARMVGSKLLARLLLLISSVTLISLLALTRCGLGGIVVKENAGSSQTALASGGGQGGESEYQSGDSRHEARQPDAIDPLPKQERFQSDTEQQQSGYLQMLQQREEENLREVAKLTAEIKALKLQILQLKSSLTAAEAMPAAAAFPANSNGSLLLQAPQATMYDCSAFIRRQVGSAEILHGLPLNNEYELIPFNHFTFSRVYPIELGLGKRVVEKPIGYKRKDLLGALNKALETLNRNITSAAQRYTLDDFTEGIYRNEPTTGTQYELYFRTKELPTRPQQQQQPQQQQSQQAAAQHHDAHFHGTTKLIVMRPFAPLQTVQLEAYAKQQEKELIYIILPLSGRTGTFQSFMDKYVKIALKHDRRVHLTVVYFGEDGLSEARSVMSRVIGMKNSGGTSSNLKLLALNETFSRAKALRVGAENVWSSQPDKNNDILLFMCDVDIVFSAKFLDRCRWNTKPNRKVYYPVVFSLYNPHVVYTLQGKEVPPETDQLVISKDSGFWRDFGYGMTCQYRSDFLRVRGFDEEIIGWGGEDVMLYRKYVRSHIKVIRATDPGVFHIWHPKVCSDPVMSTPNGGQRLTLDQYRACIRSRALNEASHAQLGFLAFRDDIVANEHSLARSNSQPKGQTLGGTQNSTKGSSLTNASSLRTDSERFRQQADRKVQGSGSSSGNGKSVDTKKTI